ATCGCGCTAAGTGTCATCGCGATTGAACTGATGGCCGCTTCTTTTTCGCCGATTTCAAGCGCCCTTGATGTCCCCATTCCGTGAGCTGCGCTGCCCAGACCGATTCCTTTCCCGATGAAATGATCAATTCTGCATACTCTTAAAAGCCCTGGGCCAAACATCGCTCCCCCGACGCCGGCAACCATAACGAACACAGCTGTGATGGCTGGAACCCCTCCCAATACGGTGGAGATATCCATGGCGATTGGGGTTGTTACCGACTTCGGAACGAGCGACGCCAGGATCTCCGGTTCTGCTTCCAGCCAGACGGCAAATATAATCCCTGACAAAATTCCAATTGCCGTACCCGTAAAAACCCCCGCCATGATCGAGAGAAAATATTTTTTCAATACGAAAAACTGGCGGTATAAGGGATAAGCGAGCGCAACCACAGCCGGGCCGAGCAGTTCATCAATCCATTGCGCCCCTATCATATAGGCATCATAGGAAACACCTGCTGAAAGCAGGATGGTTACAATCATGATTGTTGATGTCACGATCGGAACAGTAAAAGGAGTGTACCATTTTAAATATAATATCTTGCTGAACCAGTAAACGCCTGCCGTCATGAATATGGCAGCTGCAGCCAGAAGAACCGTCATCCCCTTTCCATCCTTTCCTTCCGCCGCGCTGTCTCCTGGCTGATCCATCCGCCGCCTGTCATCACGAGCGCAGTACTGACAAGGACGGCAGCGACTGCGAGCAGCCCTTCACCCGTAAACAAATCCAAGTAATTCATGACCCCAACGGTAACCGGGATAAAAAGAAACGGCAATCGTGACAGCAAAAACGAAGCCCCCCTGTCAAACCAACCCGTCTTGACCACACCGGAAATCAGCAAGCCAAATAACAGCAGCATCCCAATGATGCTGCCGGGGATAAACAGTCCGAATAATTCTGCTATTCCATTCCCCAATTGATAAATGCCATACAGGAAGGCAACTTGAAGGCCGGCGAGCACCGCCTTTTTCATTGCTCTCCACCGAGCTGGAATATTTTTAATGGCTGATACATAGGTGTTCGGCGCATATGGGTCTGGTAAAGGACTGCATGTTCAACATCCTCGATGATTTTTCCTTCTTTAGGAGCAGGGGCTTGATCGGATACATGTGAAAAACTCTCATCCCCGACCCACTTCCTGGCAATCGTGATATGCGGGTTGAATGGACGCTCATCAAGAATAAAACCGTGTTCACGGCAAACATCATATACTGAATCACGCAGACGTTCCAACTGTTCGGATTTTTCGGTTCCTGCCCAGAGGATGCGCGGAGAATCCTTCCGGCCGAATGTTCCCATCTCGTTAATTTGCAGCCTGAATGGTTCCTGGCCGTCCAAAACGGGAGCGAGTGCATTTTTAAGCCGTTCCATGCGGCTGAATTCTGCCGATCCTAGAAATGCCAGGGTAATATGGTAATCCTGGGGGTGGACCCATTTTTTAAAAGAATATCTTTTTTGCAGCATAGCGGCCCAATCCTTGATTACACTTCGGGCCGGCTCTGTAACCGGGACTGCAATAAAGTAATGTGCATCTGCCATTCCTTTTAACCTCCTGTCGGTTTTCGTATATAAATAGTAACAAACTCATAGTGGAAAACAAAAAAGAATACCGGAACTGCAATTCCTACTTTGTTTATAAGAAATACGGATTTTGTGATAGACTAAATGTATAAACAAGCATAAAATCTGCGCACATTAAAATTCATATAAAATGCAAAGGAGAGAAAATGATGCGTGTCGTAAATAATGTTGCCGAATTAATCGGAGAAACGCCAATCGTTAAACTCAACAAACTGCCGGATCCTTCCGGAGCACATGTATATATAAAACTCGAATCGTATAACCCGAGCCGCAGTGTGAAAGACCGGGCTGCACTCAACATGATTGTTGAAGCTGAAAAAGACGGCCTTTTGAAACCCGGCTCCACCATCATCGAACCTACAAGCGGCAATACCGGCATCGGACTCGCCATGAATGCGGCCGCACGCGGCTATAGGGCGATCATTGTCATGCCGGATACGATGACACAGGAACGGATAAATTTATTGAAAGCATACGGGGCTGAAGTCATCCTGTCCCCTGGTGAGGAAAAGATGCCGGGAGCCATCAAAAAAGCTAAAGAACTGATGCATCAGATTCCCGGCAGCTTTATGCCGATGCAATTTGAAAACGAAGCGAATCCGGGAGCCCATCGGAAAACAACCGCACTCGAAATCATCGAGGCGATGAAAGAAATCGGAAAACCCCTTTCTGCCTTCGTCGCTGCATCCGGTACAGGCGGCACGGTAACCGGAACTGGGGAAGTGCTGAAGGATCACTATGAAGGACTCACCGTTCATGTTGTTGAACCTAAAGGGTCCCCTGTCCTTTCCGGAGGCAAGCCTGGAAAACACAAGCTCGTGGGCACCAGCCCCGGTTTTATTCCCGATACGCTGAACCAGGAAGTTTATGATGAAATATTCCAAATAACCGATGATGAAGCATACGATACAACGAAAAGGCTTGCTTCTGAAGAAGGCATCCTTGTCGGGCCGTCTTCCGGCGCAGCATGCAATGCCGCCTTGAAAGTCGCCTCCAGGCTATCCTCTGAGCAGATTGTCGTTTGCATCGGGTGTGATACGGGCGAACGGTATCTTTCAAGTGATTTGTTCGGTAAAGATTCTTGATTATCAAGGCTGATCCTGTACGAAT
This is a stretch of genomic DNA from Bacillus marinisedimentorum. It encodes these proteins:
- a CDS encoding LrgB family protein, which encodes MDQPGDSAAEGKDGKGMTVLLAAAAIFMTAGVYWFSKILYLKWYTPFTVPIVTSTIMIVTILLSAGVSYDAYMIGAQWIDELLGPAVVALAYPLYRQFFVLKKYFLSIMAGVFTGTAIGILSGIIFAVWLEAEPEILASLVPKSVTTPIAMDISTVLGGVPAITAVFVMVAGVGGAMFGPGLLRVCRIDHFIGKGIGLGSAAHGMGTSRALEIGEKEAAISSIAMTLSAIIASVLAPVLTAMFV
- the cysK gene encoding cysteine synthase A, with the translated sequence MRVVNNVAELIGETPIVKLNKLPDPSGAHVYIKLESYNPSRSVKDRAALNMIVEAEKDGLLKPGSTIIEPTSGNTGIGLAMNAAARGYRAIIVMPDTMTQERINLLKAYGAEVILSPGEEKMPGAIKKAKELMHQIPGSFMPMQFENEANPGAHRKTTALEIIEAMKEIGKPLSAFVAASGTGGTVTGTGEVLKDHYEGLTVHVVEPKGSPVLSGGKPGKHKLVGTSPGFIPDTLNQEVYDEIFQITDDEAYDTTKRLASEEGILVGPSSGAACNAALKVASRLSSEQIVVCIGCDTGERYLSSDLFGKDS
- the thpR gene encoding RNA 2',3'-cyclic phosphodiesterase — protein: MADAHYFIAVPVTEPARSVIKDWAAMLQKRYSFKKWVHPQDYHITLAFLGSAEFSRMERLKNALAPVLDGQEPFRLQINEMGTFGRKDSPRILWAGTEKSEQLERLRDSVYDVCREHGFILDERPFNPHITIARKWVGDESFSHVSDQAPAPKEGKIIEDVEHAVLYQTHMRRTPMYQPLKIFQLGGEQ
- a CDS encoding CidA/LrgA family protein, with protein sequence MKKAVLAGLQVAFLYGIYQLGNGIAELFGLFIPGSIIGMLLLFGLLISGVVKTGWFDRGASFLLSRLPFLFIPVTVGVMNYLDLFTGEGLLAVAAVLVSTALVMTGGGWISQETARRKERMERG